In a genomic window of Hyphomonas sp.:
- a CDS encoding NAD(P)/FAD-dependent oxidoreductase — translation MSSSHPATPAEHFDVLIVGAGISGIGAAWHMRHQCPDKSFCVLEAQAGYGGTWRTHTYPGIRSDSDLYTFGYRFKPWEGAPIAAAQEILTYMGEVIEENDLDQHIRYSHRILAADWSSDDKVWTLTARDEATGETRKFTASFLWMCQGYYNHEKGYTPEWEGMDSFRGQIIHPQTWPDDVDLSGKKVICIGSGATAATVVPAIAADCDHVTLLQRSPTYFTPGRNVNELADALREEGVDADWIHKIIRKRVLFDQAKFTQLAQEQPDIVRAELLKGVRDLLGPDYPIDPHFTPKYRPWQQRIAFVPDGDLFQGIASGKASVVTDHIDRFTESGILLKSGEELEADIIITATGFNLSVLGDIPFSKDGAPIDFSQTVTYRGMMFTGVPNMAWVFGYFRASWTLRVDLMGDFISRLLKHMDRIGAKEVRVELRDEDRDMEILPWMDPDNFNPGYMMRSLHLMPKRGAHDIWQHSQDYWREKDEMPLIDLDGAEFVYDRQTAKVPETA, via the coding sequence ATGTCGTCATCGCATCCCGCCACGCCCGCAGAGCATTTTGACGTCCTGATCGTCGGCGCCGGCATATCCGGCATCGGCGCGGCCTGGCATATGCGCCACCAATGCCCGGACAAGAGCTTTTGTGTCCTGGAAGCACAGGCCGGCTATGGCGGCACCTGGCGTACTCACACCTATCCCGGCATCCGCTCGGACAGTGACCTCTACACTTTCGGATACCGGTTCAAGCCATGGGAAGGGGCGCCCATTGCCGCGGCGCAGGAAATCCTGACCTATATGGGCGAAGTGATCGAAGAAAACGATCTGGACCAGCATATCCGCTACAGTCACCGCATTCTCGCAGCGGACTGGTCGTCCGATGACAAGGTCTGGACCCTGACCGCCCGCGATGAGGCGACTGGCGAGACGCGCAAGTTCACGGCCAGCTTCCTCTGGATGTGCCAGGGCTATTACAATCACGAGAAGGGTTACACGCCCGAATGGGAGGGCATGGACAGCTTCCGGGGGCAGATCATCCACCCCCAGACCTGGCCGGATGATGTCGATCTGTCGGGCAAGAAAGTCATCTGCATCGGGTCCGGCGCCACCGCGGCAACCGTCGTACCCGCCATTGCCGCCGATTGCGATCATGTTACGCTGCTGCAGCGCTCGCCCACCTATTTCACGCCGGGGCGGAATGTGAACGAACTCGCCGATGCCCTGCGGGAAGAAGGCGTGGATGCCGACTGGATCCACAAGATCATTCGCAAGCGGGTCCTGTTTGATCAGGCGAAATTCACCCAGCTGGCGCAGGAGCAGCCGGACATTGTGCGGGCCGAACTGTTGAAGGGCGTACGCGACCTGCTCGGGCCCGACTATCCGATCGACCCGCACTTCACGCCGAAATACCGCCCCTGGCAGCAACGCATCGCCTTCGTGCCGGATGGTGACCTGTTCCAGGGCATCGCCAGCGGCAAGGCCAGCGTTGTGACGGATCATATCGACCGCTTCACCGAGTCGGGCATCCTGTTGAAATCCGGCGAGGAACTGGAGGCCGACATCATCATTACGGCGACCGGCTTCAACCTGTCGGTTCTCGGAGACATTCCGTTCTCGAAGGATGGAGCCCCCATCGATTTCAGCCAGACGGTCACCTATCGTGGCATGATGTTCACGGGTGTGCCGAACATGGCATGGGTCTTCGGCTATTTCCGCGCCAGCTGGACCCTGCGCGTAGATCTGATGGGAGATTTCATCAGCCGCCTGCTGAAACACATGGACCGGATCGGCGCGAAGGAAGTTCGGGTCGAGTTGCGCGACGAGGATCGCGATATGGAAATCCTGCCCTGGATGGACCCGGACAATTTCAATCCCGGCTACATGATGCGGTCGCTCCACCTGATGCCCAAGCGCGGCGCGCACGACATCTGGCAGCATTCCCAGGATTACTGGCGTGAGAAGGACGAAATGCCCCTGATCGATCTCGACGGCGCCGAATTCGTCTATGACCGCCAGACGGCTAAAGTGCCGGAGACGGCCTGA
- a CDS encoding acyl-CoA dehydrogenase family protein, which yields MDGSFPAAADMHGQADEAFRAEIDAFLDAELTEELRAAGRETTGLKSPRWACDAWRKRLNARGWFAPSWPVEYGGAGWSAEQRLYFENACAERDAPIVMNSGVRTIGPLIIAEGTEAQKAHYLPAILTGEHEWCQGFSEPQAGSDLSALSLRATQEGDAFVLNGSKVWTSFAHYATHMFLLARCEPGSMGRDGLVFLLVEMNRPGIRVRPIDFISGEHETNEVFFDNVHTPAADRIGEVGAGWTAARALMAIARSNNTTTGLLRRALRAAKRGMAGAPPSRDLTILAMKVDAFEALEARASGGDVAVSPAARSSVLKVLATELHQAITEAGLAIAPNSHFAQAKYLSTRAATIYSGTSEVHRNILAHAIGCP from the coding sequence ATGGATGGAAGTTTTCCGGCTGCTGCGGACATGCACGGACAAGCCGATGAGGCATTCCGGGCCGAGATTGATGCCTTTCTGGATGCCGAGCTGACGGAGGAGTTGCGTGCGGCAGGTCGGGAGACAACGGGACTGAAATCCCCTCGCTGGGCATGCGACGCGTGGCGCAAGCGGCTGAACGCACGAGGGTGGTTTGCGCCCTCCTGGCCGGTCGAATACGGGGGGGCAGGCTGGAGCGCGGAACAGCGGCTCTACTTCGAAAATGCCTGTGCCGAACGGGACGCTCCCATCGTAATGAATTCCGGCGTGCGCACGATTGGACCGCTGATCATCGCCGAAGGCACCGAGGCACAAAAGGCGCACTACCTGCCCGCGATCCTGACGGGCGAGCATGAATGGTGCCAGGGGTTTTCGGAACCTCAGGCCGGATCCGACCTGTCGGCCCTGTCCCTGCGCGCCACGCAAGAAGGCGACGCTTTCGTGCTGAACGGCAGCAAGGTGTGGACGAGCTTTGCGCACTACGCCACGCACATGTTCCTGCTGGCCCGTTGCGAGCCGGGCAGCATGGGCCGCGACGGCCTTGTCTTCCTGCTGGTGGAGATGAACCGGCCCGGTATCCGCGTCCGCCCGATCGACTTCATCAGCGGCGAGCACGAGACCAATGAAGTATTCTTCGACAATGTCCACACGCCCGCAGCCGACAGGATCGGCGAGGTCGGCGCGGGATGGACGGCGGCCAGGGCATTGATGGCAATCGCCCGGTCCAACAACACGACAACCGGCCTGCTGCGCCGGGCCTTGCGCGCGGCGAAGCGTGGCATGGCCGGGGCCCCACCTTCCCGCGACCTGACGATTCTGGCAATGAAGGTGGATGCTTTCGAAGCCCTCGAAGCCCGCGCGTCAGGCGGCGACGTCGCCGTCAGCCCGGCTGCCCGGTCTTCCGTGTTGAAAGTTCTGGCCACGGAGCTCCATCAGGCGATCACCGAGGCCGGTCTGGCGATTGCGCCGAACAGTCATTTCGCCCAGGCAAAATACCTCTCCACCCGGGCAGCGACGATCTATTCGGGCACAAGCGAGGTACACCGCAACATTCTGGCACACGCCATTGGGTGCCCGTGA
- a CDS encoding MFS transporter, whose product MFKSISAIAALLFAAAILYAGNGLQSTLLSVRGDLEGFPTAVIGLLASAYYAGFILGCRFVPGMIKGVGHIRAFVALASIASSSALAHILFVEPVSWSALRFVTGFSFAGLTMVLESWINERATNENRGKVLSVYRIVDLGAVTIGNGLLAIAPPEGFQLFILVSILISIALVPVALTRSTSPAPLETAKLDIVELYRVSPVGAVGAAATGLANAAFWGMAPVYVQELGYGSAAIAAFMSTAIIGAGLFQFPTGSLSDKVDRRFVIVGSSLLGAGASALLASFAGLSENAMLGFSFLFGAFIIPVFGICAAHANDHAAVGKAVATSGGLLLLYGVGSVVGALVGALVMSAFEPAALFWYIAGVYLVLAVFSLLRIGVKRPRIVGKKSRYIPMAKSPLTRVYRKRAKAQPKA is encoded by the coding sequence ATGTTCAAATCCATCTCAGCCATTGCCGCCCTGTTGTTTGCCGCTGCCATTCTCTATGCGGGCAATGGCCTGCAGAGCACGCTTCTCTCGGTCCGCGGGGATCTCGAAGGGTTTCCGACAGCCGTGATCGGCCTGCTGGCTTCGGCCTATTATGCGGGGTTCATTCTCGGCTGCCGGTTCGTGCCGGGCATGATCAAGGGCGTCGGCCATATCCGGGCCTTTGTCGCCCTGGCGTCCATCGCCTCGTCCAGCGCGCTGGCGCACATCCTGTTTGTCGAACCGGTGTCGTGGAGCGCGCTGCGCTTCGTCACCGGGTTCAGCTTTGCCGGGCTTACCATGGTGCTGGAAAGCTGGATCAATGAACGCGCGACGAATGAGAACCGGGGCAAGGTGCTGTCAGTCTACCGGATTGTCGACCTGGGCGCCGTCACCATAGGCAACGGCCTGCTGGCCATCGCGCCGCCGGAAGGATTCCAGCTGTTCATTCTGGTTTCGATCCTCATCTCCATTGCGCTCGTGCCGGTGGCGTTGACGCGGTCGACCTCGCCTGCACCCTTGGAGACGGCCAAGCTGGACATTGTCGAGCTGTATCGGGTCTCGCCGGTCGGCGCTGTTGGCGCGGCGGCCACCGGGCTGGCCAATGCGGCCTTCTGGGGCATGGCGCCGGTCTATGTGCAGGAACTGGGCTATGGCTCCGCGGCCATCGCAGCCTTCATGAGCACGGCGATCATCGGGGCGGGACTGTTCCAGTTTCCCACCGGGTCCCTGTCCGACAAGGTGGACCGACGGTTCGTGATCGTCGGCAGCTCGCTGCTCGGTGCCGGCGCTTCGGCCCTGCTGGCCAGTTTTGCGGGCCTGTCGGAAAACGCCATGCTGGGTTTCAGCTTCCTGTTCGGCGCCTTCATCATTCCCGTGTTCGGTATCTGCGCGGCGCACGCCAATGACCATGCAGCCGTCGGCAAGGCCGTGGCGACCAGTGGCGGCCTGTTGCTGCTCTACGGCGTTGGATCTGTGGTCGGCGCACTGGTCGGCGCGCTGGTGATGAGCGCATTCGAGCCGGCGGCCCTGTTCTGGTACATTGCCGGTGTCTATCTCGTGCTGGCGGTGTTCAGCCTGTTGCGGATCGGGGTCAAACGGCCCCGCATTGTCGGCAAGAAATCCCGCTATATTCCGATGGCCAAGAGCCCGCTCACCCGCGTCTACAGAAAGCGCGCCAAGGCGCAGCCGAAAGCCTAG
- a CDS encoding YraN family protein — protein MADRASRSARRKAAERRGRTGEALAALFLRLKGYRILASRVRTPVGEIDLVAEKAGIIAFVEVKARREARLALEAVSPYAWQRIARAAENWMARRPHYAGHGWRYDLIAIAPRRLPVHLRDAWRPGLA, from the coding sequence ATGGCTGACCGGGCATCTCGCAGCGCCCGCCGCAAGGCCGCCGAACGGCGCGGCCGCACCGGCGAAGCCCTTGCCGCCCTGTTCCTGCGCCTGAAAGGCTATCGCATCCTGGCCAGCCGGGTACGAACCCCTGTGGGCGAGATTGATCTGGTGGCTGAAAAGGCAGGCATCATCGCCTTTGTGGAAGTGAAGGCCCGGCGGGAGGCCCGCCTCGCGCTTGAAGCCGTCAGCCCGTACGCATGGCAGCGGATCGCGCGCGCCGCCGAAAACTGGATGGCCCGCCGTCCGCACTATGCAGGTCATGGCTGGCGCTATGACCTGATCGCCATTGCGCCGCGGCGCCTGCCGGTTCACCTGCGCGACGCCTGGCGGCCGGGCCTGGCCTAG
- the rsmI gene encoding 16S rRNA (cytidine(1402)-2'-O)-methyltransferase, which yields MSTPIGNLRDITLRALDVLAAADEVLAEDTRVAGKLMSAYGLKVRLSPYHDHNGAERRPGLIRALQDGARIALISDAGTPLVSDPGWKLAHEALEAGVKVIPVPGASAMLAGLVASGLPSDKFLFAGFLPPKSGARKSAAETLKAVPGTLIFYESGPRLADALADLAAVFGPREAAVTRELTKLFEEIRRGTLSELAAHYAEAGPPRGEIVLLVGPPGEAEITPEKLDAALRDALDGQPTKAAANAVAEALGLPKRDVYQRALKLKADG from the coding sequence GTGTCCACCCCGATCGGCAATCTGCGGGACATCACCTTGCGCGCGCTGGACGTTCTGGCTGCTGCCGATGAAGTTCTGGCAGAAGACACACGGGTCGCCGGAAAGCTGATGTCGGCCTACGGGCTTAAGGTGCGGCTCAGCCCCTATCATGACCACAATGGGGCGGAACGGAGACCGGGCCTGATCCGCGCCCTGCAGGACGGCGCCCGCATCGCGCTGATCTCGGATGCCGGCACACCGCTTGTCTCCGATCCGGGCTGGAAGCTGGCGCATGAGGCGCTGGAGGCCGGGGTGAAAGTGATCCCGGTGCCAGGAGCGTCGGCCATGCTGGCGGGTCTGGTCGCCAGTGGCCTGCCAAGCGACAAATTCCTGTTTGCCGGATTCCTGCCACCGAAATCCGGGGCGCGGAAATCGGCCGCCGAAACGCTGAAGGCCGTGCCCGGCACGCTGATCTTCTATGAAAGCGGGCCACGCCTTGCGGATGCGCTGGCGGACCTGGCTGCGGTGTTCGGCCCGCGCGAGGCAGCGGTGACGCGGGAGCTGACCAAACTGTTCGAGGAGATCCGGCGCGGAACGCTTTCGGAGTTGGCAGCCCATTATGCCGAGGCCGGCCCGCCACGCGGCGAGATCGTGCTGCTGGTTGGCCCGCCGGGCGAGGCGGAAATCACGCCGGAGAAACTGGACGCCGCACTGCGGGACGCGCTGGACGGCCAACCGACCAAGGCCGCCGCGAATGCCGTGGCCGAAGCCCTCGGCCTGCCGAAGCGGGACGTCTATCAGCGCGCCCTGAAACTGAAGGCCGATGGCTGA
- a CDS encoding penicillin-binding protein activator, whose translation MTLLQPLLRKLPAPSLLLASLLLATACATAPARQPVPIGTGEPREEPVTGVPRDLGDTSGEDIEIGDIDDIGDARRGRGDRGLTPPFMEGREIKRAAVLLPFSHPNANVRAEAESMLAGIELALFEYADRDFLIIPKDTAGKTSVAEARIDEAFEDKVDVVLGPLFGANVKTVREKAREEEIPVIAFSNDRSAAGGGAYLASISPDEEVRRVMEYVAARGVDTFVFLGPRSAYGRQVEAAMRFEASRLGAVVAASAFYGEDSGAGAEARQIASVLKTELAGRPGRVAVMIPERGVKLLSVAPLLPYNGVDMREVKLIGTSYWDDSSIWREPTLRGGYFAATDPANKTAFSETYRRIYGRAPTDLAALAYDAAALTVRLAADDSLTYGGVTDPDGFFGVNGLFRFRIDGTSERGLAVMQIQPGGAELVEGGVQSFPTGQTGPS comes from the coding sequence ATGACATTGCTTCAACCATTGCTCAGGAAGCTTCCCGCGCCAAGTCTTCTGTTGGCCTCGCTGCTTCTGGCCACGGCCTGTGCCACAGCGCCTGCGCGCCAGCCAGTGCCCATCGGCACCGGAGAGCCGCGCGAGGAGCCGGTGACCGGCGTCCCGCGGGATCTGGGCGACACGTCGGGTGAAGACATCGAGATCGGAGACATCGACGATATCGGCGACGCGCGCCGCGGGCGCGGTGACCGGGGGCTGACGCCGCCCTTCATGGAGGGGCGCGAGATCAAGCGCGCGGCGGTGCTGCTGCCATTCTCCCATCCCAATGCCAATGTCCGCGCCGAAGCGGAAAGCATGCTGGCCGGCATCGAACTCGCCCTTTTTGAGTATGCCGACCGGGACTTCCTGATCATCCCCAAGGACACGGCCGGCAAGACGTCGGTGGCCGAAGCCCGGATCGATGAAGCCTTTGAGGACAAGGTGGATGTCGTGCTGGGCCCGCTGTTCGGGGCCAACGTCAAGACCGTTCGCGAGAAGGCCCGTGAGGAGGAAATCCCCGTCATCGCCTTTTCCAATGATCGCTCGGCTGCCGGGGGTGGGGCCTATCTCGCCTCGATCTCTCCGGACGAGGAAGTGCGCCGTGTAATGGAATATGTGGCCGCGCGCGGCGTGGACACATTCGTCTTCCTCGGGCCGCGCTCGGCCTATGGCCGTCAGGTCGAAGCCGCGATGCGGTTCGAGGCAAGCCGTCTCGGCGCCGTGGTAGCGGCATCGGCATTCTACGGTGAGGACAGTGGGGCCGGAGCCGAAGCGCGCCAGATTGCCAGCGTGTTGAAGACCGAACTGGCCGGTCGGCCGGGCCGCGTCGCCGTGATGATTCCGGAACGGGGCGTGAAGCTGCTGTCGGTGGCCCCGCTGCTGCCCTACAATGGCGTGGACATGCGTGAGGTGAAGCTGATCGGCACGTCCTATTGGGACGATTCCAGCATCTGGCGGGAACCGACCCTGCGCGGGGGATATTTCGCTGCGACCGATCCGGCCAACAAGACGGCATTCAGCGAAACCTATCGCCGGATCTATGGCCGCGCGCCAACCGATCTGGCGGCGCTGGCCTATGATGCTGCCGCGCTGACGGTGCGACTGGCCGCCGATGACAGCCTGACCTATGGCGGCGTCACCGATCCAGACGGCTTCTTCGGCGTCAACGGCCTGTTCCGGTTCCGGATTGACGGCACGTCGGAACGGGGGCTGGCGGTGATGCAGATCCAGCCCGGCGGCGCCGAACTGGTGGAAGGCGGGGTTCAGTCCTTCCCGACCGGCCAGACTGGCCCGAGCTGA
- the dnaJ gene encoding molecular chaperone DnaJ translates to MSKRDYYEILGVSKDADEKQLKSAYRKLAMKYHPDQNAGNPEAEEKFKEVGEAYAILSDGQKRAAYDRFGHAAFENGGGGGGNPFGQGVNPEDIFSDLFSQVFGAGGFGGGRRRGGPQRGADLRYDLEITLAEAWAGKEETIHVPQAVPCTGCDGSGAAPGTKPETCDTCDGHGRVRAQQGFFTMERTCVRCGGKGKIIKKPCKECGGAGQVREERKLQVKIPAGVESGMRIRLSGEGEPGEQGGPSGDLYIFVDVVEHDIFERDGPNLYCRAPVPMATAALGGEIEIPTIDGGRARVVVPEGAQTGRKLRLRGKGMPSVRQSGHTGDLFVEMFVETPRNLSARQKELMREFCECTGADCHPESEGFLGRIKRFWSGDHDEHRPN, encoded by the coding sequence ATGAGCAAGCGCGACTATTACGAGATTTTGGGCGTATCCAAGGATGCGGACGAGAAACAGCTGAAGTCCGCCTATCGCAAACTGGCGATGAAGTATCATCCTGACCAGAATGCGGGGAATCCGGAAGCGGAAGAGAAATTCAAGGAAGTCGGTGAGGCCTATGCCATTCTCAGCGACGGTCAGAAACGCGCGGCCTATGACCGGTTTGGCCATGCTGCCTTCGAGAATGGCGGCGGAGGCGGCGGCAATCCCTTCGGTCAGGGCGTCAATCCGGAAGACATCTTCTCCGATCTGTTCAGCCAGGTGTTCGGCGCGGGCGGCTTTGGCGGCGGTCGTCGCCGGGGCGGGCCCCAGCGCGGCGCGGATTTGCGCTACGATCTGGAGATCACGCTGGCCGAAGCCTGGGCCGGCAAGGAAGAAACCATTCATGTGCCGCAAGCCGTGCCCTGTACCGGGTGTGACGGATCGGGCGCGGCTCCGGGCACCAAGCCGGAAACCTGCGATACCTGTGACGGCCATGGCCGTGTGCGCGCCCAGCAGGGCTTCTTCACCATGGAGCGCACCTGTGTGCGGTGTGGCGGCAAGGGCAAGATCATCAAGAAACCCTGCAAAGAGTGCGGCGGTGCCGGTCAGGTCCGCGAGGAGCGCAAGCTGCAGGTGAAGATTCCCGCCGGTGTCGAAAGCGGCATGCGCATCCGTCTGTCAGGCGAGGGCGAGCCCGGTGAACAGGGCGGTCCTAGCGGCGATCTCTACATCTTCGTGGATGTTGTCGAGCATGACATTTTCGAGCGCGATGGCCCGAACCTCTATTGCCGCGCGCCGGTGCCGATGGCGACCGCAGCGCTCGGCGGGGAAATCGAGATCCCGACCATTGATGGCGGTCGCGCCCGTGTTGTTGTGCCGGAAGGCGCGCAAACGGGCCGCAAACTGCGCCTGCGCGGCAAGGGCATGCCGTCTGTCCGCCAGTCCGGCCATACGGGCGATCTGTTCGTCGAAATGTTCGTTGAAACACCGCGCAATCTGTCGGCCCGCCAGAAGGAGCTGATGCGCGAATTCTGTGAGTGCACCGGCGCAGACTGCCATCCGGAAAGCGAAGGCTTCCTCGGCCGGATCAAGCGCTTCTGGAGCGGCGACCATGACGAGCACCGCCCGAACTAG
- the arsC gene encoding arsenate reductase (glutaredoxin) (This arsenate reductase requires both glutathione and glutaredoxin to convert arsenate to arsenite, after which the efflux transporter formed by ArsA and ArsB can extrude the arsenite from the cell, providing resistance.), which translates to MSVTIYHNPDCGTSRNVLEIIRASGEEPEVVAYLERGWTRELLAGLLAAAGLTPRQALRTSKSPAEELGLTDPAVDDAILFEAMLKHPILVNRPIVVTKKGTALCRPSEKVFGLLDTPPERFTKEDGEVIRPD; encoded by the coding sequence ATGAGCGTCACAATCTATCACAATCCGGACTGCGGCACCTCGCGCAATGTGCTTGAGATCATCCGGGCGAGCGGCGAGGAACCGGAAGTCGTTGCCTATCTTGAGCGCGGCTGGACACGGGAATTGCTGGCCGGCCTTCTCGCCGCGGCGGGCCTTACACCGCGACAGGCGCTCCGCACGTCGAAAAGCCCTGCGGAAGAATTGGGGCTTACAGACCCGGCCGTGGACGATGCCATCCTGTTCGAGGCGATGCTGAAACACCCGATCCTCGTGAACCGGCCCATCGTGGTCACCAAAAAAGGGACGGCGCTGTGCCGTCCCTCTGAAAAGGTGTTTGGATTGCTGGATACGCCGCCGGAGCGCTTCACGAAGGAAGATGGCGAGGTGATCCGTCCCGACTGA